A single genomic interval of Deltaproteobacteria bacterium HGW-Deltaproteobacteria-4 harbors:
- a CDS encoding DUF4212 domain-containing protein, translating to MSERVTINLFRPEGERLRQEVAIIRIVLLLWALIAFGLPLIIWLCGLGDPQGFGASWLTRTRIFGGFPLHYWLVAQGGTIAFVLLCKLYTELLARALRKIAPPWHANSGQGGDDV from the coding sequence ATGTCCGAACGGGTCACAATCAATCTGTTTCGTCCCGAAGGGGAGCGATTGCGCCAAGAGGTTGCCATCATCCGCATCGTCCTTCTCCTCTGGGCCCTGATCGCCTTTGGCCTCCCTCTCATCATCTGGCTCTGCGGCCTCGGCGATCCGCAGGGCTTCGGTGCTTCCTGGCTGACCCGAACGCGAATTTTCGGGGGCTTCCCGCTGCATTACTGGCTGGTTGCTCAGGGGGGGACGATCGCCTTTGTCCTCCTTTGCAAGCTTTATACGGAGCTGCTGGCGCGGGCCCTGCGCAAGATCGCACCGCCATGGCATGCAAATTCCGGGCAAGGAGGGGATGATGTTTAA
- a CDS encoding Cro/Cl family transcriptional regulator: protein MVDYNIGAKIKELRRAKKLTLQAVANETGFSTALISQIENNNISPPIATLSRLADYFGVKIGIFFSENEEECRFDLVRRNERTIIPRVVAQDGTNHGYFYESLSRRKYNKKMEPFILTLNEKVMDTSTYSHDGEEFLFIMQGTAELLLDEQCLVLNEGDGVYFDAKLKHRLLSRDGEEVKVMAVVMR, encoded by the coding sequence ATGGTTGATTACAATATCGGCGCCAAAATCAAAGAGTTACGCCGGGCGAAGAAGTTAACCCTTCAGGCTGTCGCCAATGAAACCGGCTTCTCCACGGCCCTGATCTCACAGATTGAAAATAACAACATCTCCCCGCCAATCGCCACCCTCTCCCGACTCGCTGATTATTTTGGCGTCAAGATCGGGATTTTTTTCAGTGAAAACGAAGAGGAATGCCGTTTCGATCTCGTCCGCCGCAACGAGCGGACGATCATCCCCCGGGTGGTGGCGCAGGACGGCACCAATCACGGCTACTTTTATGAATCTCTGTCCCGGCGCAAATACAACAAGAAGATGGAGCCCTTTATCCTCACCCTCAACGAAAAGGTCATGGATACCAGCACCTACAGCCATGACGGCGAGGAGTTCCTGTTTATCATGCAGGGGACGGCCGAACTCCTCCTTGACGAGCAGTGCCTCGTTTTGAATGAAGGGGATGGCGTTTATTTCGATGCCAAACTCAAGCACCGGCTCCTTTCCAGGGATGGCGAAGAAGTGAAAGTCATGGCCGTGGTCATGCGCTAG
- a CDS encoding ADP-forming succinate--CoA ligase subunit beta: MNIHEYQAKAILRKFGVPVPDGHVCYNGASAREWAKRLGEGPWVVKAQIHAGGRGKGGGVKLARSADEVRDTARAMLGMTLRTHQTGPEGKVVTRVLVENGCNIASELYVSLLVDRATSKVTVMASTEGGMDIEEVAAKTPEKIFSEAIDPLVGLTGFQCRKIAFNLGLTGKLVNKAVTVLQGLYNTFIGCDCSMLEINPLVITAERNLLALDAKFGFDDNAIFRHLQIGDMRDYDEEDPNEIEASQHDLSYISLTGNIGCLVNGAGLAMATMDIIKHYGGDPANFLDVGGGATIERVTEAFKIILSDSNVKGILVNIFGGIMKCDIIATGVIEAAKIVSLQVPLVVRLEGTNVEIGKKMLAESGLNIVAADGMADAAKKIVAAVAAAEGSIQ; this comes from the coding sequence ATGAACATTCATGAGTACCAGGCCAAAGCAATTCTGCGTAAATTTGGCGTCCCGGTCCCGGACGGTCACGTCTGTTACAATGGCGCCAGCGCCCGCGAATGGGCCAAGCGCCTTGGTGAAGGGCCGTGGGTGGTCAAGGCCCAGATCCATGCCGGCGGCCGCGGCAAAGGGGGGGGCGTCAAACTCGCCCGCAGCGCCGATGAAGTCCGCGATACCGCCCGCGCCATGCTCGGCATGACCCTGCGCACCCACCAGACCGGTCCGGAAGGGAAGGTCGTCACCCGTGTCCTCGTCGAGAACGGCTGCAATATCGCCAGCGAACTCTACGTCAGCTTACTGGTCGATCGCGCCACCTCCAAGGTGACGGTCATGGCTTCGACCGAAGGGGGGATGGATATTGAAGAGGTCGCCGCCAAAACGCCGGAGAAGATCTTCAGCGAAGCGATCGACCCGCTGGTCGGCCTCACCGGCTTTCAGTGCCGCAAGATCGCCTTCAATCTCGGTCTCACCGGCAAGCTCGTCAATAAAGCCGTCACGGTCCTGCAAGGGCTCTACAACACCTTTATCGGCTGCGACTGTTCGATGCTGGAGATCAACCCGCTGGTGATCACCGCCGAAAGGAACCTCCTCGCGCTCGACGCCAAATTCGGCTTTGACGACAACGCCATCTTCCGCCACCTCCAGATCGGCGACATGCGCGATTACGACGAAGAAGATCCCAACGAGATCGAAGCGTCGCAACACGACCTTTCCTACATCTCCCTCACCGGCAATATCGGCTGCTTGGTCAACGGCGCCGGCCTGGCGATGGCGACCATGGACATCATCAAACATTACGGCGGCGATCCTGCCAACTTCCTCGACGTCGGGGGGGGAGCGACCATCGAACGCGTCACCGAGGCTTTCAAGATCATCCTTTCCGACAGCAACGTCAAAGGGATCCTCGTCAACATCTTCGGCGGCATCATGAAGTGCGACATTATCGCCACCGGCGTCATCGAAGCCGCCAAGATCGTTTCGCTTCAGGTCCCCCTCGTCGTCCGGCTTGAGGGGACCAATGTCGAGATCGGCAAAAAGATGCTGGCCGAGAGCGGGCTGAATATCGTCGCCGCCGACGGCATGGCCGATGCTGCGAAGAAGATCGTAGCGGCGGTTGCGGCCGCCGAAGGGAGTATCCAATGA
- a CDS encoding succinate--CoA ligase subunit alpha, with product MSILIDRNTKVITQGITGATGLFHAQGARDYGTQMVGGVTPGKGGSSIDGFPVYDTVKEAMEQTGATASVIYVPPPFAADSIMEAVDAGIDLICCITEGIPVLDMVKVKHYMKGKKSRLVGPNCPGVITPGQCKIGIMPGYIHKPGKVGVVSRSGTLTYEAVWQLTCLGLGQSTCVGIGGDPVNGTNHLDVLRLFEADPETEAVIMIGEIGGTSEEEGAYFVREHMTKPVAAYIAGVTAPPGKRMGHAGAIISGGKGTATEKVAILRECGISVADSPAEMAQALLKIYKP from the coding sequence ATGAGTATTCTGATCGATAGAAACACCAAAGTTATCACCCAGGGGATCACCGGCGCCACCGGCCTCTTTCATGCCCAGGGCGCCAGAGACTACGGCACGCAGATGGTCGGCGGCGTCACCCCCGGCAAGGGAGGCAGCTCCATCGACGGTTTTCCGGTCTACGATACGGTCAAGGAAGCGATGGAACAGACCGGCGCCACCGCCAGTGTCATCTATGTTCCGCCCCCTTTTGCGGCGGATTCAATCATGGAAGCGGTCGATGCCGGGATCGATCTGATCTGCTGCATCACCGAGGGGATTCCGGTCCTCGATATGGTCAAGGTCAAGCACTACATGAAGGGGAAGAAGAGTCGCCTCGTCGGCCCCAACTGCCCCGGTGTCATTACCCCCGGCCAGTGCAAGATCGGCATCATGCCCGGATACATCCACAAACCCGGCAAGGTCGGGGTCGTCTCCCGTTCCGGCACCCTCACCTACGAAGCGGTCTGGCAGCTCACCTGCCTGGGGCTCGGTCAATCGACCTGCGTCGGCATCGGCGGTGATCCGGTCAACGGCACCAACCATCTCGATGTGTTGCGCCTCTTCGAAGCCGATCCCGAGACCGAAGCAGTGATTATGATCGGCGAGATCGGTGGCACCTCGGAAGAAGAGGGGGCCTACTTTGTTCGCGAACACATGACCAAACCGGTCGCCGCCTACATCGCCGGCGTGACCGCCCCCCCCGGCAAGCGCATGGGGCATGCCGGCGCCATCATTTCCGGCGGCAAAGGGACGGCCACCGAGAAGGTGGCGATTCTCCGCGAATGCGGCATCAGTGTCGCTGACAGCCCGGCCGAGATGGCGCAGGCACTTTTGAAGATCTACAAGCCTTAA
- a CDS encoding CopG family transcriptional regulator, giving the protein MKKEKKKPRKDHIISTRISGDELQRLEMKSRSSNKSISDLLREALHAIAPPETSYPNS; this is encoded by the coding sequence ATGAAAAAAGAGAAGAAAAAACCCCGCAAGGACCACATCATCTCCACCCGGATCAGCGGTGACGAACTGCAGCGTCTGGAGATGAAGTCGCGCAGCAGCAACAAGAGTATTTCCGATTTGCTGCGCGAAGCTTTGCACGCCATCGCCCCGCCCGAAACCAGCTACCCCAACAGCTAA
- a CDS encoding NADP-dependent malic enzyme (NADP-dependent; catalyzes the oxidative decarboxylation of malate to form pyruvate; decarboxylates oxaloacetate) encodes MSNKLGALEYHSMGRKGKIQVTSTKPCQTAEDLSLAYSPGVAEPCLAIEKNPDDAYLYTAKGNLVAVVSNGTAVLGLGNLGALASKPVMEGKGILFKRFADIDVFDIELKTEDPDEIIKACQLLEPTFGGINLEDIKAPECFYIEEELKKTMNIPVFHDDQHGTAIISSAALLNALFLVGKKIEDIRIVVNGAGASANSCAKLAIALGVQPNNMIMCDTKGVIYKGRVEGMNPYKELFAAETHFRTLEEAANGADVLFGLSAKGAFTQEMVASLAPNPIIFAMANPDPEITPEDAQAVRPDVMIATGRSDYPNQVNNVLGFPFIFRGALDVRATCINEEMKLAAVHALARLAREECPDSVCKAYGNQKFSFGPNYIIPKPFDPRVLLHVAPAIAQAAMETGVARQPIADMAKYIEHLESTQGRSKEIMRMIINKAKSDPRKIVFPEGDNEKILRAAQTLIEEGIAHPILIGNAQIIRSKLAELNIDLNIPIIDPATSDLTDGYAEELYALRQRKGLTISECQRILRRKSRVHFASMMVRMGDADSLLGGIDTHYPETIRPALEVIRKKEGLSSVHGLYMMVFEKGGAYFLADTTVTIDPTAEELAETAILAAAKVRMLDIEPRVAMLSFSNFGSVDHVQTKKIKRAVEIVKAQAPELIIEGEMQADTAVVQELLSDFTFSKLKQTANVLIFPDLNSGNICYKLLHHLGGAEAVGPILMGMNKPVHVLQRGDSVEDIVKMAAIAVVDVQNL; translated from the coding sequence ATGAGCAATAAATTAGGAGCCCTCGAATATCACTCCATGGGGCGCAAAGGAAAGATTCAGGTTACCTCGACCAAACCGTGCCAGACCGCGGAAGACCTCTCCCTCGCCTATTCCCCCGGCGTTGCCGAGCCCTGCCTGGCGATCGAGAAAAATCCGGATGATGCTTATCTCTACACCGCCAAGGGGAACCTGGTGGCGGTCGTCTCCAACGGCACCGCCGTTCTCGGCCTCGGCAATCTCGGGGCGCTGGCGAGCAAGCCGGTCATGGAGGGGAAAGGGATCCTCTTCAAACGTTTTGCCGACATCGATGTCTTCGATATCGAACTCAAGACCGAAGATCCGGACGAAATCATCAAGGCCTGCCAGCTCCTGGAACCGACCTTCGGCGGCATCAACCTCGAAGACATCAAGGCTCCCGAGTGCTTCTACATCGAGGAGGAACTCAAGAAGACCATGAACATCCCGGTCTTCCACGATGACCAGCACGGCACCGCCATCATCTCCTCGGCAGCGCTGCTCAATGCCCTCTTCCTCGTCGGCAAGAAGATCGAGGATATCCGCATCGTCGTCAACGGCGCCGGCGCCTCGGCCAACTCCTGCGCCAAGCTCGCCATCGCCCTTGGTGTCCAGCCGAACAACATGATTATGTGCGATACCAAAGGGGTCATCTACAAAGGGCGGGTCGAAGGGATGAACCCCTACAAGGAACTCTTTGCCGCCGAGACCCATTTCCGCACCCTGGAAGAAGCGGCTAACGGCGCCGATGTCCTCTTCGGCCTCTCTGCCAAAGGGGCCTTCACCCAGGAGATGGTCGCCAGCCTCGCGCCGAATCCGATCATCTTCGCCATGGCCAACCCCGACCCGGAGATTACCCCGGAAGATGCTCAAGCGGTCCGCCCTGACGTGATGATCGCTACCGGCCGCTCTGACTACCCCAATCAGGTCAATAACGTCCTCGGCTTTCCCTTCATCTTCCGCGGCGCCCTCGACGTGCGTGCCACCTGCATCAATGAAGAGATGAAGCTGGCTGCCGTCCACGCCCTCGCCAGACTCGCCCGCGAGGAGTGTCCCGACTCGGTCTGCAAGGCCTACGGTAACCAGAAATTCTCCTTCGGTCCCAACTACATCATCCCCAAACCTTTCGATCCCCGCGTCCTCCTGCATGTTGCTCCGGCGATTGCCCAAGCGGCGATGGAGACCGGTGTCGCCCGCCAGCCGATTGCCGATATGGCCAAATATATCGAGCATCTCGAATCGACCCAGGGCCGGTCAAAAGAGATCATGCGCATGATCATCAACAAGGCTAAGAGCGACCCCCGCAAGATCGTCTTCCCGGAAGGGGATAACGAAAAGATCCTCCGCGCCGCCCAGACCCTGATCGAGGAAGGGATTGCCCATCCGATCCTCATCGGCAATGCGCAAATCATCCGCTCAAAATTGGCCGAGCTCAACATCGACCTCAACATCCCGATCATCGATCCGGCGACTTCGGATTTGACCGACGGCTATGCAGAGGAACTCTATGCCCTGCGCCAGCGCAAGGGATTGACCATCTCCGAATGTCAGCGCATCCTCCGCCGCAAATCGCGGGTTCATTTTGCTTCGATGATGGTGCGCATGGGTGATGCCGACTCCCTCCTCGGCGGCATCGACACCCACTACCCGGAGACGATCAGGCCGGCACTGGAGGTCATTCGCAAGAAGGAAGGGCTCTCCAGCGTCCACGGCCTCTACATGATGGTCTTCGAGAAGGGGGGAGCCTATTTCCTCGCCGACACCACCGTCACCATCGACCCGACCGCGGAAGAGCTGGCAGAGACGGCGATCCTGGCGGCGGCCAAAGTCCGCATGCTCGATATCGAGCCGCGCGTTGCCATGCTCTCCTTCTCCAACTTTGGTTCCGTCGATCACGTCCAGACCAAGAAGATCAAACGGGCGGTGGAGATCGTCAAAGCGCAGGCGCCGGAGCTGATCATTGAAGGGGAGATGCAGGCCGACACCGCTGTCGTCCAGGAGCTCCTCAGCGACTTCACCTTCTCCAAGCTCAAGCAGACCGCCAACGTGCTGATCTTCCCCGACCTCAACTCCGGGAACATCTGCTACAAGCTCCTCCATCACCTCGGCGGCGCTGAAGCGGTCGGACCGATCCTGATGGGCATGAACAAACCGGTGCATGTCCTGCAGCGCGGCGACAGCGTCGAGGACATCGTCAAGATGGCAGCGATTGCCGTCGTTGATGTGCAGAATCTTTAA
- the nifJ gene encoding pyruvate:ferredoxin (flavodoxin) oxidoreductase has product MNRNMVTIDGNTAAAHVAHATNEVIAIYPITPSSVMGEISDIKSAAGEKNIWGTIPLVSELQSEGGAAGTVHGALQAGALTTTFTASQGLLLMIPNMYKIAGELTSTVFHVSARALATQALSIFGDHSDVMSCRSTGWAMLCSNNVQEVMDFALIAQAATLRSRIPFLHFFDGFRTSHEVQKVEELTFADMRAMIDDQLVNAHRARGLSPDRPVMRGTAQNPDVYFQGRETVNQFYPACVDIVAEEMAKFAKLTGRSYGLVDYVGDVDAERIVVVMGSGADTVQETVHSLIAKGEKVGVVKIHLYRPFPLAAFIKALPKTVKSIAVLDRTKEPGALGEPLYMDVRTAIGEAMSDGTCKIDGYPIIVGGRYGLGSKEFTPAMAKAVFDNLKTVQPKKNFVVGINDDVMNSSLDFDPSFRTAMAGTYEAMFYGLGSDGTVGANKNTIKIIGETTDNNAQAYFVYDSKKAGTITTSHLRFGKNAINAPYLIDNADFIACHNFTFLEKYDMVSKAKQGGTFLLCSPFTADEVWDKMPIEVQQQIIAKKLKFYVIDAIKLGEELGLGARINVIMQTAFFKISGIIPLKQAISEIKDAIKKSYGKAGDKVVAMNNAAVDEALKNIYEVVVPTTAMSVITMPPAVAKNAPQFVQEVTGKIIAGFGDDLPVSKMPIDGTFPTATSQYEKRNIAVDIPVWDETLCIQCAICSFVCPHATIRMKAYDGSLLKDAPATFKSTDCKLPEFKGLKYTLQVAPEDCTGCGACVHNCPAKSKDDPSHKAINMQFQQPLRATEAANFDFFLGLPDVDPTAVKLDTLRGSQLVRPIFEFSGACAGCGETPYLKLLSQLFGDRMLVANATGCTSIYGGNLPTTPWAQRADGRGPAWSNSLFEDNAEFGFGMRLAVDKFTESARELLTGLVNSCACPSCAAILPVMQEILDADQSDQCGIEAQRQRVATLKAALKGCNEPAAVQLLPLTDYLVKKSVWCVGGDGWAYDIGYGGLDHVIASGKNVNILVLDTEVYSNTGGQASKSTPIGAVAQFAAGGKIMAKKDLGMMAMSYGYVYVANVSLSNPGQVVKAFIEAEAYDGPSIIIAYAHCIAHGINMTTAVDEQKKVVSSGYWPLYRYNPTLAAEGKNPLQLDSKAPTTSFEDFAYGENRYKVLKKMNPEVAAELMKKASAWTTNRFEYYQKLAALKYEK; this is encoded by the coding sequence GTGAACAGAAACATGGTAACGATCGACGGCAACACCGCCGCCGCCCATGTGGCACATGCCACCAACGAAGTCATCGCCATCTACCCGATCACCCCGTCGTCCGTAATGGGGGAGATCTCCGATATCAAGAGCGCCGCCGGTGAGAAGAACATCTGGGGGACGATCCCCCTGGTCTCTGAACTCCAATCCGAAGGCGGCGCCGCCGGCACCGTGCATGGCGCTCTGCAGGCCGGCGCCCTGACCACCACCTTTACCGCCAGCCAAGGTCTGTTGTTGATGATCCCCAACATGTACAAGATCGCCGGTGAACTCACCTCAACGGTCTTCCATGTCTCGGCCCGCGCCCTGGCCACCCAGGCCCTCTCCATCTTCGGCGACCACTCCGACGTCATGTCCTGCCGTTCCACCGGCTGGGCAATGCTCTGCTCCAACAACGTCCAGGAAGTCATGGACTTCGCCCTGATTGCCCAGGCCGCGACGCTGCGCAGCCGCATCCCCTTCCTGCACTTCTTCGACGGCTTCCGCACCTCGCACGAAGTCCAGAAGGTCGAGGAACTGACCTTTGCCGACATGCGGGCGATGATCGATGACCAATTGGTCAACGCCCACCGGGCGCGCGGCCTTTCCCCGGACCGCCCGGTGATGCGCGGCACCGCCCAGAATCCAGATGTCTACTTCCAGGGGCGTGAGACCGTCAACCAGTTCTATCCGGCCTGTGTCGACATTGTTGCGGAAGAGATGGCGAAGTTTGCCAAACTCACCGGCCGCAGCTATGGCCTCGTCGACTACGTCGGTGATGTCGATGCCGAACGCATCGTTGTGGTCATGGGCTCCGGCGCCGACACCGTGCAGGAGACCGTCCACAGCCTCATCGCCAAGGGGGAGAAGGTCGGCGTCGTCAAGATTCACCTTTACCGCCCCTTCCCGCTGGCCGCCTTTATCAAGGCCCTGCCCAAGACCGTCAAGAGCATCGCCGTCCTCGACCGCACCAAAGAGCCCGGTGCCCTCGGCGAACCGTTGTACATGGATGTGCGCACTGCTATCGGCGAAGCCATGTCGGACGGCACTTGCAAGATCGATGGATATCCGATCATCGTCGGCGGCCGCTACGGCCTCGGCTCCAAGGAGTTCACTCCGGCTATGGCCAAAGCGGTCTTCGACAACCTCAAGACCGTGCAGCCGAAGAAGAACTTTGTTGTCGGCATCAACGATGATGTCATGAATTCCAGTCTCGACTTCGATCCTTCCTTCCGTACCGCGATGGCCGGAACCTACGAAGCGATGTTCTACGGCCTCGGTTCCGACGGCACGGTCGGCGCCAACAAGAACACCATCAAGATCATCGGCGAAACCACCGACAACAATGCCCAGGCCTACTTTGTCTACGACTCCAAGAAGGCCGGCACCATCACCACCTCGCACCTGCGCTTCGGCAAGAATGCCATCAATGCCCCCTACCTCATCGACAACGCCGACTTCATCGCCTGTCACAACTTCACTTTTTTGGAGAAGTACGACATGGTCAGCAAAGCCAAACAGGGCGGTACCTTCCTCCTTTGTTCTCCCTTTACCGCGGATGAAGTCTGGGACAAGATGCCGATCGAAGTGCAGCAGCAGATCATCGCCAAGAAGCTCAAGTTCTACGTCATCGACGCTATCAAGCTCGGTGAAGAGTTGGGACTCGGCGCCCGCATCAACGTCATCATGCAGACCGCTTTCTTCAAGATCTCCGGGATAATCCCCCTGAAGCAGGCGATCAGCGAGATCAAGGACGCGATCAAAAAGAGTTACGGCAAGGCTGGCGACAAAGTCGTGGCGATGAACAACGCCGCTGTCGACGAAGCGTTGAAGAATATCTACGAAGTTGTGGTGCCGACCACGGCGATGAGCGTTATCACCATGCCGCCGGCCGTCGCCAAAAATGCCCCGCAGTTCGTCCAGGAGGTCACCGGCAAGATTATCGCCGGCTTCGGCGACGACCTGCCGGTCTCGAAGATGCCGATCGACGGCACCTTCCCCACCGCGACCTCGCAGTACGAAAAGCGTAACATTGCCGTCGATATCCCGGTCTGGGACGAAACCCTGTGTATCCAGTGCGCGATCTGCTCCTTTGTCTGCCCGCATGCTACCATCCGCATGAAGGCCTACGACGGCAGTCTACTCAAAGACGCTCCGGCCACCTTCAAGTCGACGGACTGCAAGCTCCCGGAATTCAAAGGACTGAAGTACACCCTGCAGGTCGCGCCCGAAGACTGCACCGGTTGCGGCGCCTGCGTCCATAACTGTCCGGCCAAGAGCAAGGATGATCCGAGCCACAAAGCGATCAACATGCAGTTCCAGCAGCCGCTGCGGGCCACGGAAGCAGCCAACTTTGACTTCTTCCTCGGGCTCCCCGACGTCGATCCGACCGCGGTCAAACTCGACACCCTGCGTGGCAGCCAGCTGGTGCGGCCGATCTTTGAATTCTCCGGCGCCTGTGCCGGCTGCGGTGAAACGCCCTACCTCAAGCTCCTTTCCCAGCTCTTCGGCGACCGCATGCTCGTCGCCAACGCCACCGGCTGCACCTCGATCTACGGCGGCAACCTGCCGACCACCCCCTGGGCACAACGCGCCGACGGCCGCGGACCAGCGTGGTCGAACTCCCTCTTCGAGGACAACGCCGAATTCGGTTTCGGCATGCGCCTGGCGGTCGACAAGTTCACCGAATCGGCCCGCGAGCTCCTTACTGGACTGGTCAACAGTTGTGCCTGCCCTTCCTGCGCCGCCATCTTGCCGGTGATGCAGGAGATTCTTGATGCGGATCAGTCCGACCAATGTGGCATCGAAGCACAGCGCCAGCGCGTCGCCACCTTGAAAGCCGCTCTCAAAGGCTGCAACGAACCGGCAGCGGTTCAACTCCTCCCCCTCACCGATTACCTGGTCAAGAAGTCGGTGTGGTGTGTCGGCGGCGACGGCTGGGCTTATGACATCGGCTACGGCGGCCTCGACCATGTCATCGCTTCAGGCAAGAACGTCAACATCCTCGTCCTCGACACCGAGGTCTACTCCAACACCGGCGGCCAGGCCTCGAAGTCAACGCCGATCGGTGCTGTCGCCCAGTTCGCCGCCGGTGGCAAGATCATGGCCAAGAAGGACCTCGGGATGATGGCGATGTCCTACGGCTACGTCTATGTTGCCAACGTCTCCCTTTCCAACCCCGGCCAGGTGGTCAAGGCCTTTATTGAAGCCGAAGCTTATGACGGCCCCTCGATCATTATCGCCTACGCCCACTGCATCGCCCACGGCATCAACATGACCACCGCCGTCGACGAGCAGAAGAAGGTTGTCTCCTCCGGCTACTGGCCCCTGTACCGCTACAACCCGACCCTCGCTGCCGAAGGGAAGAACCCCCTGCAGCTCGACAGCAAGGCACCGACCACCTCCTTCGAGGACTTTGCTTACGGCGAGAATCGCTACAAAGTACTGAAAAAGATGAACCCCGAGGTGGCCGCCGAGCTGATGAAGAAGGCGAGCGCCTGGACGACCAACCGCTTCGAGTACTACCAGAAGCTGGCGGCGCTGAAGTACGAAAAGTAG
- a CDS encoding ribonuclease HI yields the protein MKSSPQLYLLDGSSYIYRAYFGIRELATSGGMPTNAILGFTKLLLDLLQEHRPDYLAVVLDGPREETFRRALYPAYKAQRDAVPADLIPQLPYIRQILAALNIPTLEAPGFEADDVIATLARTYAADGIDVTIVTGDKDLLQIVSDRISLLDTMKGKRSGLPEVRDRFGVPPELVADVLGLAGDTSDNIPGVPGIGEKTAIGLVQRFGSLEEVLKWKSLVGSKKRREALSAYEEQARLSKLLATVRYDVPLEIPLTGLTRQTPYLPELIALLRELEFSALELAFTPPPAGIVEIYSDGSGRDSGPGGYGAILRFGDAEKELSGFEPSTTSQRMELIAAIRGLEALNGRKRVRLYSDSQYLVRGMSEWLAGWVRSGRLETPDALANQDLWQQLAALAARHQVHWEWVRGHAGHPFNERCDKLAKRAAEAGIQETAAGAREEIVPLPPAPVYHAPVAIRLDSEFPTDADGQLQLC from the coding sequence TTGAAATCGTCACCCCAACTCTATCTACTCGATGGCTCCAGTTACATCTACCGCGCCTATTTTGGTATCCGTGAGCTCGCCACCAGCGGCGGCATGCCGACCAATGCGATCCTCGGCTTCACCAAGCTGCTCCTTGATCTCCTCCAGGAGCATCGCCCCGATTATCTCGCCGTCGTCCTTGATGGCCCGCGCGAGGAGACTTTCCGCCGCGCCCTTTATCCTGCCTACAAGGCGCAGCGTGACGCCGTCCCGGCGGATCTCATCCCCCAGCTCCCTTACATCCGCCAAATTCTCGCGGCCCTCAACATCCCGACCCTGGAAGCGCCCGGCTTTGAGGCCGATGACGTCATTGCCACCCTCGCCCGCACCTATGCCGCCGATGGGATCGATGTCACGATCGTCACCGGCGACAAGGATCTCCTGCAGATTGTCAGCGACCGGATCAGCCTTCTCGACACCATGAAGGGGAAGCGTTCCGGATTGCCGGAGGTCCGCGACCGTTTCGGCGTTCCCCCCGAACTGGTCGCAGATGTCCTCGGCCTGGCCGGCGACACCTCCGACAATATCCCCGGCGTCCCCGGCATCGGCGAGAAGACCGCCATCGGTCTGGTGCAGCGCTTCGGTTCCCTGGAAGAGGTCCTCAAGTGGAAGAGCCTGGTCGGCAGCAAGAAGCGTCGCGAGGCTTTGTCAGCCTACGAAGAGCAGGCACGGCTTTCGAAACTCCTCGCCACGGTCCGTTATGACGTCCCGCTGGAGATCCCCCTGACCGGGTTGACACGGCAGACGCCGTACCTCCCCGAGCTCATCGCCCTCCTGCGCGAGCTGGAATTCAGCGCTCTCGAACTCGCCTTCACCCCGCCGCCAGCCGGGATCGTCGAGATCTACAGTGACGGCTCGGGGCGGGATTCCGGGCCAGGGGGCTACGGAGCGATCCTGCGCTTCGGCGACGCAGAGAAGGAGCTGAGCGGCTTCGAGCCGAGTACCACCTCGCAGCGCATGGAGTTGATCGCGGCGATCCGCGGCCTCGAAGCGCTGAACGGTCGCAAGCGGGTGCGGCTTTACAGCGATTCGCAGTATCTGGTGCGGGGGATGAGCGAATGGCTGGCGGGCTGGGTGCGCAGCGGCCGCCTCGAGACTCCCGACGCCCTCGCCAATCAGGATCTTTGGCAGCAACTGGCGGCCCTCGCTGCCAGGCATCAGGTCCACTGGGAATGGGTACGCGGCCATGCCGGCCACCCCTTTAATGAGCGCTGCGACAAGCTGGCGAAGCGGGCGGCGGAAGCGGGGATCCAGGAAACAGCAGCCGGCGCGCGCGAGGAAATTGTTCCTTTGCCGCCCGCTCCGGTCTATCATGCGCCAGTGGCAATCCGGCTCGACTCGGAATTCCCTACTGATGCGGACGGCCAGCTTCAGCTCTGCTAA